A stretch of Clostridia bacterium DNA encodes these proteins:
- a CDS encoding GntR family transcriptional regulator: protein MRKVKKETLKEQVIQELLRYFQTAKHNKLEPEGKLAERMGVSRITVREALSELHDLGYITKRKGKGNYILRSAIATDMRVDVSQDFTTMLEDSGFRASQDNRYIGIAEPDAFLTDLLELEKDDAIIDYRQDYYANDTLAIIVSLKIPRKIFTEIPGDFLAKTGEEIRELSIWQHYTDQDLTHAVVNMDTNVEPEINKRFNLAEDHCLIRWRETYYNYLDEPISYGHIYFNPQVTKLNMVTSFDQIFRHV, encoded by the coding sequence ATGAGAAAAGTTAAAAAAGAAACACTGAAAGAACAAGTTATTCAAGAATTGCTGCGCTATTTCCAAACAGCAAAGCATAATAAGCTTGAGCCAGAAGGTAAACTAGCAGAACGTATGGGGGTAAGTCGCATTACTGTACGGGAAGCACTGTCTGAGCTTCATGACCTTGGTTATATCACGAAGCGGAAAGGAAAAGGGAATTATATCCTACGAAGCGCCATTGCTACCGACATGCGAGTGGATGTTTCTCAAGATTTCACTACAATGTTAGAAGATTCCGGATTTCGCGCTTCTCAGGATAACCGCTATATTGGCATAGCAGAACCTGATGCGTTTCTAACAGATTTGTTGGAATTAGAAAAAGATGATGCCATAATTGACTATCGTCAAGACTACTATGCGAACGATACCCTTGCGATTATTGTCTCCTTAAAGATACCAAGAAAGATTTTCACCGAGATACCTGGAGATTTCCTAGCCAAGACGGGGGAAGAAATTCGCGAATTAAGTATTTGGCAACACTACACAGACCAAGATTTAACTCACGCCGTTGTAAATATGGATACCAATGTAGAACCTGAGATCAATAAACGATTCAATCTCGCTGAGGATCACTGTCTCATTCGTTGGCGTGAAACTTACTACAATTATTTAGATGAACCTATTAGTTATGGCCATATCTACTTTAATCCACAAGTAACAAAATTGAATATGGTTACTTCTTTTGATCAAATCTTTCGTCATGTATAG